The following nucleotide sequence is from Psychroserpens sp. Hel_I_66.
AAAAGGATTTGAACTAGTTAAGAAATTCCCAGAAATACATCTCAAGGCAGCAGATTTAAATCTCACAACTGCAGAGAGCTACTACATGCTTAAAGATTTTGCAAATGCCAGAAAACACAAGCAAGAATTTATAGCTTTAAAAGATTCTATTTTTTCTGAAAGCAATGCCAAAGCAATTGCCAATCTGGAAATTAAATATGAAACCGAGAAAAAGGAGAAAGAAATTTTGGTGCAAAGAGCAGTGTTGGCAGAACAAAAGTTGACAATTCAAAAGCGTGATTATCAAATTTATGGTTTAATTGGTTTGGCACTTATTTTAGGGCTAATTGGTTATTTGTTCTATAACCAGCAGAAATTAAAAAACAAACAGCTTCAAAAAGAAAATGAATTAAAGGATGCACTTATAAAAATAGAAACACAAAACCATTTGCAAGAACAGCGCTTGAGAATAAGTCGCGATTTGCACGATAATATTGGTGCCCAACTTACCTTTATCATATCTTCAATTGATAATTTAAAATACGGTTTTGATATCAAAGATCCAAAACTTACGGACAAACTAGAAACAATAAGTGCATTTACAACAGCAACAATTTACGAGCTTCGCGATACCATTTGGGCAATGAACAAAACCGAAATTGAGCTAGAGGACCTACAATCCAGAATTTCTAATTTTATTGATAAAGCAAATCTTGCTGCAGAGGGTGTCAACTTCAAGTTTACGACAAATACTTCGGAAATTGAAAATCTCAAATTCTCGTCTGTAGAAGGGATGAACATCTATCGCATTATCCAGGAAAGTATTAACAATGCCTTGAAATATTCCGAAGCAAAACACATTATTGTTGATTTCACACGCAACGATGCAAGAGATGAACTTTTGTGCACCATAACAGACGATGGTAAAGGGTTTGATGTAGAGCATACATTTTCTGGAAATGGTATCAACAACATGAAAAAACGTGCGAGGGATATTGGGGCAGACCTAAAAATTATATCAAATTCTACGATTGGCACTAAAGTGGTCTTAAAGGTTTGAAAGTCTGGTTCATTAAAAAACAGTATCTTAACTTTCCTTTAATTGATTAATAATGAAACGTCTATATTTTAGCTTTATATTCATTTTTTTAACGTGCTATGGCTTTTCCCAAAATTCTGCATTGGATCTAAATCTTTCTGCCATGGAAATCTATAAATCAGATCCCAATCAAGCTTTGGATCTCTTGGATGAAGGTTTAAAAATTTCCGAAGAAAAAAAAGATAAAAACCTTATAGCCAGATCAAAAAATAACATTGGAATTGTATATCGCGATCTTGGTAGATTTGAAGAGGCTAAAATATTATCTCAAGAAGCCTTATTGGTAAATGACTCGCTTATTCTCGCTTCAGCGTATAACAATATTGGAGTAGTGAATAGAAATTTGGGACTTTACGACGAAGCTTTAACAAG
It contains:
- a CDS encoding tetratricopeptide repeat protein, whose product is MYNKIAFSYIFNDTDKAIKVIKEGKSLANAANFNFGVTELTNTHGIYMDVMGKPDSASYYFEKALKLSRDNGFKNIESMCVNNLGMFNWNIGNYDKALDYFFQSLKMNEDVNDEKSTGSSLNNIGLIYQEMNLNEKALKYHEKALKVREKYNLENDQIASLNNIGINLKDLGRTNDAISFYKKGIALAQKNNNIIDYYRILDNLANAYHENDNIDLALETYLKALERPKDYEVDKQSLLSAYNNIAVLYNQMEDPKTALNYSKKGFELVKKFPEIHLKAADLNLTTAESYYMLKDFANARKHKQEFIALKDSIFSESNAKAIANLEIKYETEKKEKEILVQRAVLAEQKLTIQKRDYQIYGLIGLALILGLIGYLFYNQQKLKNKQLQKENELKDALIKIETQNHLQEQRLRISRDLHDNIGAQLTFIISSIDNLKYGFDIKDPKLTDKLETISAFTTATIYELRDTIWAMNKTEIELEDLQSRISNFIDKANLAAEGVNFKFTTNTSEIENLKFSSVEGMNIYRIIQESINNALKYSEAKHIIVDFTRNDARDELLCTITDDGKGFDVEHTFSGNGINNMKKRARDIGADLKIISNSTIGTKVVLKV